The nucleotide sequence ACAACCCATCATTCAGGTGTGCAGGCCAGCTGTACCGTATAGCTGCTATTAGATAAGGCGTTATGTTATGAACTGAAGCACATAGCAGTGGTCTGGGTCTTTTGGTTAAGAGAAAACTGTTCCTATAATATCTATTGTATGTATTTGCACATGTAGTTGGCGATCCATgtcacatggtgtgtgtgtgtatatgagctGTTTTTCTCTGTCAATCGGATCCTATTGTTGTCTTGTTAAAAAGAAATGACTCTTACATGCATCCATTTGTTTTGCTGAGATGTGTTGGTGATTTTTGTTCGATGACGAGTTTCATAAGTAATGATAGATTTACAAACGGCTGTTCTAATTCTAAAATCAAGTTACAAGGGACCTTTTTTTAACTATAAATCCTACGTATCGCTTTAAATAGCTTTAGCATTATAGAACatgatttatttgtatttatttggaTTGTCTATAAAATGAAAATGtaaatatttttgtattttaatttAAAGTAAAAGAAACTAAATTATTTAAAAGGAAGGTTAATCAAAGGGCACTGTTTGTCTCTTCCAAGGTGCCGTAGTTTCAAGGTGACATGTCCAAGGGCAGCCACAAGGGGGCAGTGTTGACCAGAGCCTGgctctactgaactatactgagGGACTGTCCTAAACCTCTTCTCTGTAGCTCATCATCCACTCATTGTGCATCATTCGCTACTATATATTTGATATTTATCCATAGAAAAAGGATTTTAGAAAATATTTGAAAGAAGTTATTTCATAACTATTATATATCAAATATATATTCTTTCTTTTTTTGTCATCTAGCTGGGCTAGAATTGTACATTTATTAAGTTATTTACATTGGAATCATGGTAGTTAGTGGTTAGGTGGATAAGTGTACATGTAAAAAATGAACCAAAATAATGATCTTATTTTTCTTTGGTGTGTCTTAAGGCTTTAAATACTGTAATTATGGTATGGCATAAGATTCTAAATAGTATGACATTTTAAAAAATATCACTCAACTGCATGTATGCAATGCAGTGGGCTGTCTTGAAGTGGGAACTTTATAGAGGGAAAAGGACATTGTACTAATGAGCAGTGTTTCAAAAGAAGAATTTATGTATTTTGTTTGTCTGGAAAATAAGGTAAAAGCTTTTGTGTGTAAGTCTTGTATTGGATTGTTTTGTGTGAGAACGAGTTGAATCAACTCACATATCATTAAATCGGAATTTAAGGGAGGGTGTCATAGGAGGTTAggaaccttaattggggaggacaggctcatggtaatggctggagcggaatcagtggaatggtatcaaatacatcaaacacatggtttccatggtttccatgtgtttgatgccattccatttgttccGTTTCAGagattatgagccgtcctcccctcagcagcctccactggagtGTTTAGTTTTTATAAATCAATACTGTTTGTATTGTTTGTATTTGCAGATTTTGCTTGTCTTGTGAATTGTTGAAAATCTCTGTGAAGAAATGTTTATAAAAAAGAAAAATGTAAGGGCTTTAAGGTTTTCAAATCCTTTATATAGAAAATATAATACTGTTAATGTTTGTCACACATGTTCAATAAAGTTTCTAAGTTCACAATTTCTTGTGGTGATGATGTCTTGGTATTGCAGGGAGGGCTAAATCTGACTGTTACATGATTTAACACATTTTGCAGAGATGAATATAAGGATTTGTTATAAGGAATAGATGTCTATATGATTATTTAATTATGTCATGGTGACTTGATTTAATAGAGATTGTTGCACATTTTCAGTAGGTTAAGGCTAAACATGGAAGAGACTCATTTCTAAACGGTCTTTTCCTGCCAATAGTTACTGTTCAGTATTGGAACGGCAGATGGGGCTGTGTCAGTGGTAGTCCCAGTGAGTGCTGTGTGAGTTGTAGTGGCTGTCTGTCATGGATTGTCGTGGACTATGTCAGGATTGGTATCCCCAAGGTGAATATTATGGCAGCATCATTCTACCATGTAAatgcaatgcacacacacacatttgatggTTCCTTTAGCTTAGCAGGTGCCTCTGACTGAAACGTTGACATGATATTCATAAAATAAGCTTCTACACACTGCTTGCAATGAATCACTTTTATGTGATCGTTTCAGCCTAAATTTCTTATTCAGTCAGGATCTGAATTCTTTGACTTTTTTCTTGGACTCTCGAGACACGTACAGTACTTAGTTGTCAGCACTTGTTCAATAAAGGTAAACCTTATTCCATGAATAAACATTGGTTACATTTGTGCCATTTTGAAActgagtgtgacagagagagaaagacggagtgaCGGAAAGAAAGACGGCGTGACGGAGCGAAAGACGGAGTGACGGAGAGAAAGACGGAGTGACGGAGAGAAAGACGGAGTGAcggagagaaagacggagagaaagacggagtgacggagagaaagacggagtgacggagagaaaggcggagagaaagacggagtgacggagagaaagacggagtgacggagagaaagacggagtgacggagagaaagacggagtgacggagagaaagacggagtgacggagagaaagacggagtgacggagagaaagacggagtgacggagagaaaggcggagagaaagacggagtgacggagagaaagacggagtgacggagagaaagacggagtgacggagagaaagacggagtgacggagagaaagacggagagaaagacggagtgacggagagagacggagtgacggagagagacggagtgacggagagagacggagtgacggagagaaagacggagtggcagagagaaagacggagtggcagagagaaagacggagtggcagagagaaagacggagtgacggagagaaagacggagtgacggagagaaagacggagtggcagagagagaaagacggagtgaCGGAGAGAAAGACGGCGTGACGGAGAGAAAGACGGCGTGACGGAGAGAAAGACGGCGTGACGgagtggcagagagagaaagacggagtgacggagagaaagacggagtgacggagagaaagacggagtgacggagagaaagacggagtgacagagagaaagacggagtgacagagagaaagacggagtgacagagagaaagacggagtgacagagagaaagacggagtgacagagagaaagacggagtgacagagagaaagacggagtgacagagagaaagacggagtgacagagagaaagacggagtgacagagagaaagacggagtgacagagagagagaaagacggagtgacagagagagagaaagacggagtgacagagagagagaaagacggagtgacagagagagagaaagacggagtgacagagagagagaaagacggagtgacagagagagagaaagacggagagtgacagagagagagaaagacggagagtgacagagagagagaaagacggagagtgacagagagagagaaagacggagagtgacagagagagagaaagacggagagtgacagagagagagaaagacggagagtgacagagagagagaaagacggagagtgacagagagagagaaagacggagagtgacagagagagagaaagacggagagtgacagagagagagaaagacggagagtgacagagagagagaaagacggagagtgacagagagagagaaagacggagagtgacagagagagagaaagacggagagtgacagagagagagaaagacggagagtgacagagagagagaaagacggagagtgacagagagagagaaagacggagtgacagagagagaaagacggagagtgacagagagagagaaagacggagtgacagagagagaaagacggcgtgacggagtgacagagagagaaagacggcgtgacggagtgacagagagagaaagacggagtgacggagtgacagagagagaaagacggagtgacggagtgacagagagagaaagacggagtgacggagtgacagagagagaaagacggagtgacggagtgacagagagagaaagacggagtgacggagtgacagagagagaaagacggagagtgacggagagagaaagacggagagtgacggagagagaaagacggagagtgacggagagagaaagacggcgtgacggagagagaaagacggcgtgacggagagagagagacggagtgacggagtgacagagagagaaagacggcgtgacggagtgacagagagagaaagacggcgtgacggagtgacagagagagaaagacggagtgacggagtgacagagagagaaagacggagtgacagagagagaaagactgcgtAGACggcgtgacagagagagaaagacggcgtgacagagagagaaagactgcgtAGACggcgtgacagagagagaaagacggcgtgacagagagagaaagacggcgtgacagagagagaaagacggcgtgacagagagagaaagacggcgtgacggagtgacagagagagaaagacggctTGACGGAGTGACAGAGAAAGACGGCGTGACGGAGAGAAAGACGGCGTGACGGAGAGAAAGACggcgtgacagagagagaaagacggcgtgacagagagagaaagacggcgtgacagagagagaaagacggcgtgacagagagagaaagacggcgtgacagagagagaaagacggcgtGACGGAGAGAAAGACGGCGTGACGGAGCGAAAGACGGCGTGAGAAAGACGGAGTGACGGAGTGAGAAAGACGGAGTGACGGAGTGAGAAAGACGGAGTGACGGAGTGAGAAAGACGGAGTGACGGAGTGAGAAAGACGGAGTGACGGAGTGAGAAAGACTGCGTAGACggcgtgacagagagagaaagacggcgtGACAGAGAAAgacggagtgacagagagagaaagacggcgtgacagagagagaaagacggagtgaCAGAGCGAAAGACGGCGTGACGGAGTGAGAAAGACTGCGTAGACGGCGTGACAGAGCGAGAAAgacggagtgacagagagagaaagacggagtgacggagagagaaagacggcgtgacagagagagaaagacggagtgacagagagagaaagacggcgtgacagagagagaaagacggagtgaCAGAGCGAAAGACGGCGTGACGGAGTGAGAAAGACTGCGTAGACggcgtgacagagagagaaagacggagtgacagagagagaaagacggagtgaCAGAGAGATAAAGACGGAGTgacggagtgacagagagagaaagacggagtgaCGGAGTGAGAAAGACTGCGTAGACggcgtgacagagagagaaagacggcgCGACAGAGCGAAAGACGGCGTGACAGAGCGAAAGACGGCGTgacggagtgacagagagagaaagacggcgtgatggagtgacagagagagaaagacggcgtgacagagagagaaaaacggcgtgacagagagaaagacggacAGACGGAGAGCGAAAAACGGACAGACGGAGAGGAAGACGGAATAACAGAGAGGAAGACGGAATAACAGAGAGGAAGACGgaataacagagagagagcgagacagaggaaaagacagagagagagagagactgagagaaagggagagacagagaggcagagagagagagaaagagaaagacagagcgaggGAGGGGATGGGAGGTATTTTAGGGGCTGGGAGGTATCTTAGGGTCAGGACTGTGGGAGAGGGCATGGACTGGGAGGTATCTTAGGGTCAGGACTGTGGGAGAGGGCAGGGACTGAGAGGTATCTTAGGGTCAGGACTGTGGGAgagggcagggactgggaggtaTCTTAGGGTCAGGACTGTGGGAGAGGGCATGGACTGGGAGGTATCTTAGGGTCAGGACTGTGGGAGAGGGCATGGACTGGGAGGTATCTTAGGGTCAGGACTGTGGGAGAGGGCATGGACTGGGAGGTATCTTAGGGTCAGGACTGTGGTAgagggcagggactgggaggtaTCTTAGGGTCAGGACTGTGGGAGAGGGCAGGGACTGAGAGGTATCTTAGGGTCAGGACTGTGGGAGAGGGCAGGGACTGAGATGTATCTTAGGGTCTGAACTGTGGGAGAGGGCAGGGACTGAGAGGTATCTTAGGGTCAGGACTGTGGGAgagggcagggactgggaggtaTTTTAGGGTCAGGACTGTGGGAGAGGGCAGGGACTGAGATGTATCTTAGGGTCTGAACTGTGGGAGAGGGCATGGACTGGGAGGTATCTTAGGGTCAGGACTGTGGGAGAGGGCATGGACTGGGAGGTATCTTAGGGTCAGGACTGTGGGAGAGGGCAGGGACTGAGAGGTATCTTAGGGTCAGGACTGTGGGAGAGGGCAGGGACTGAGAGGTATCTTAGGGTCAGGATTGTGGGAGAGGGCAGGGACTGAGAGGTATCTTAGGGTCAGGGTTGTGGGAGAGGGCAGGGACTGAGAGGTATCTTAGGGTCAGGACTGTGGGAGAGGGCAGGGACTGAGAGGTATCTTAGGGTCAGGACTGTGGGAGAGGGCAGGGACTGAGAGGTATCTTAGGGTCAGGACTGTGGGAGAGGGCAGGGACTGAGAGGTATCTTAGGGTCAGGGTTGTGGGAGAGGGCAGGGACTGAGAGGTATCTTAGGGTCAGGACTGTGGGAgagggcagggactgggaggtaTCTTAGGGTCAGGATTGTGGGAGAGGGCAGGGACTGAGAGGTATCTTAGGGTCAGGATTGTGGGAgagggcagggactgggaggtaTCTTAGGGTCAGGATTGTGGGAGAGGGCAGGGACTGAGAGGTATCTTAGGGTCAGGATTGTGGGAGAGGGCAGGGACTGAGAGGTATCTTAGGGTCAGGATTGTGGGAGAGGGCAGGGACTGAGAGGTATCTTAGGGTCAGGACTGTGGGAGAGGGCAGGGACTGAGAGGTATCTTAGGGTCAGGATTGTGGGAGAGGGCAGGGACTGAGAGGTATTTTAGGGTCAGGACTGTGGGAGAGGGCAGGGACTGAGAGGTATCTTAGGGTCAGGACTGTGGGAgagggcagggactgggaggtaTTTTAGGGTCTGGACTGTGGGAGAGGGCAGGGACTGAGAGGTATCTTAGGGTCAGGATTGTGGGAgagggcagggactgggaggtaTCTCAGGGTCAGGACTGTGGGAgagggcagggactgggaggtaTTTTAGGGTCAGGATTGTGGGAGAGGGCAGGGACTGAGAGGTATCTTAGGGTCAGGACTGTGGGAGAGGGCAGGGACAGAGGTATCTTAGGGTCAGGACTGTGGGAGAGGGCAGGGACTGAGAGGTATCTTAGGGTCAGGACTGTGGGAgagggcagggactgggaggtaTCTTAGGGTCAGGACTGTGGGAGAGGGCAGGGACTGAGAGGTATCTTAGGGTCAGGACTGTGGGAGAGGGCATGGACTGGGAGGTATCTTAGGGTCAGGACTGTGGGAgagggcagggactgggaggtaTTTTAGGGTCAGGACTGTGGGAGAGGGCATGGACTGAGAGGTATCTTAGGGTCAGGACTGGGAGAGGGCAGGGACTGAGAGGTATCTTAGGGGCAGGACTGTGGGAGAGGGCAGGGACTGAGAGGTATCTTAGGGTCAGGACTGGGAGAGGGCAGGGACTGAGAGGTATCTTAGGGTCAGGACTGTGGGAGAGGGCAGGGACTGAGAGGTATCTTAGGGTCAGGACTGTGGGAgagggcagggactgggaggtaTTTTAGGGTCAGGATTGTGGGAGAGGGCAGGGACTGAGAGGTATCTTAGGGTCAGGACTGTGGGAGAGGGCAGGGACTGAGAGGTATCTTAGGGTCAGGACTGGGAGAGGGCAGGGACTGAGAGGTATCTTAGGGTCAGGACTGTGGGAgagggcagggactgggaggtaTCTCAGGGTCAGGACTGTCTGGGGATTTAATAAGACTGTGGCAGCCATGTGATGGAGTGCTTTGGGGTGGGTTATGGTGTTGGGGGGGATTTGACTGGACTGCAGAGCATAGAAGGGTAAAGTGAAGTGGCTTTGGATCCCGGAGAGAGACTGGAACCCTAGATGCCGTTTCCTTTTGTTTTCCTCCAGGTTTGACTGGCTGGCCCTTGCCCAGAATGATGATGATGGGGCTGTTTCTATTCTCTCCAGCCTCCCGGACCCCCGTCCCCCTGACCCATTCCCAAAGCGATGTGCTGCATTCCTGGGGGCCACCAGTGAAGCGGCTTTAGATTGAGGGTTGCTGGTTCCTGGGTGGCCCCTTGTGCACCTGTCTCTGGGGGAGGAGACAATGTCTTATTAATTGACTGGTCGTCTTGTCCTGGGGAGAGTGGAGGAAtttggagagggagggggagggaggggagcaggGAAGGGTTCCCAGTCCCTCTGTGGTGACTGGTGAAGAATCTGTACACACTTTACCACATGTATTCTGTTTTTATTCACTAAAACAGTATATTGCCCAAAATCTATTGCCTGATTAAAAATAAATGTCTGTCTTTCAGGATTTGTTTGATTATTCCTTATGAAATATTGTTTTCATCTTTAGTTTTCAGCTATAACTCAAAATAACTTGGGTTTGTTTGAGAATGTATCTGGGATATATTCAGGGTAAAGCATTCAATCTAACCACAGAATGAATAGACATCCAGACACACATCCCTTTCCAGTGGAGGAGAAGTTCTCACCATGTGGTCCAGTCCTCCTCCCCCAGGTGTCCTAACCCTAATCCATGACATGTGTCCCCATTAGGCCTAATGGAGGGGTCATTGTCCCCGGGCCTCCCTACAGACCTCCCTACAGACCTCCCTATAGACCTCCCTACAGACCTCCCTATAGACCTCCCTACAGACCTCCCTACAGACCTCCCTACAGACCTCCCTATAGACCTCCCTACAACCCTCCCTATAACACTCCTTATAGCCCTCCCTACAATCCTCCCTATAACCCTCCCTACAACCTTCCCTATAACCCTCCTTATAGCCCTCCCTACAACCCTCCCTACAGCCCTCCCTACAACCCTCCCTACAACCTTCCCTATAACCCTCCTTATAGCCCTCCCTACAACCCTCCCTACAGCCCTCCCTACAACCCTCCTTATAGCCCTCCCTACAACCCTCCTTATAGCCCTCCCTACAACCCTCCTTATAGCCCTCCCTACAACCCTCCATATAACCCTCCCTACAACCCTACCTATAACCTTCCCTACAGCCCTCCCTACAGCCCTCCCTACAACCCTCCTTATAACCCTCCCTACAACCCTCCTTATAGCCCTCCCTACAACCCTCCATATAACCCTCCCTACAACCCTCCCTATAACCCTCCCTACAACCCTCCTTATAGCCCTCCCTACAACCCTCCTTATAACCCTCCCTACAACCCTCCTTATAGCCCTCCCTACAACCCTCCTTATAACCCTCCCTACAACCCTCCCTATAACCCTCCCTACAACCCTCCTTATAGCCCTCCCTACAACCCTCCTTATAACCCTCCCTACAACCCTCCTTATAGCCCTCCGTACATCCCTCCCTATAGCCCTCCCTACAACCCTCCCTATAGCCCTCCCTACAACCCTCCTTATAGCCCTCCCTACAACCCTCCTTATAACCCTCCCTACAACCCTCCTTATAGCCCTCCGTACAACCCTCCATATAACCCTCCCTACAACCCTCCTTATAGCCCTCCCTATAACCCTCCCTACAACCCTCCTTATAGCCCTCCCTACAACCCTCCCTATAACCCTCCCTACAACCCTCCTTATAGCCCTCCCTACAACCCTCCCTATAACCCTCCCTACAACCCTCCTTATAGCCCTCCCTACAACCCTCCTTATAACCCTCCCTACAACCCTCCTTATAGCCCTCCGTACAACCCTCCCTATAACCCTCCCTACAACCCTCCTTATAGCCCTCCCTATAACCCTCCCTACAACCCTCCTTATAGCCCTCCCTACAACCCTCCCTATAACCCTCCCTACAACCCTCCTTATAGCCCTCCCTACAACCCTCCCTATAACCCTCCCTACAACCCTCCTTATAGCCCTCCCTACAACCCTCCTTATAGCCCTCCGTACAACCCTCCCTATAGCCCTCCCTACAACCCTCCCTATAGCCCTCCCTACAACCCTCCTTATAGCCCTCCCTACAACCCTCCTTATAACCCTCCCTACAACCCTCCTTATAGCCCTCCGTACAACCCTCCCTATAACCCTCCCTACAACCCTCCTTATAGCCCTCCCTATAACCCTCCCTACAACCCTCCTTATAGCCCTCCCTACAACCCTCCCTACAACCCTCCTTATAGCCCTCCCTACAACCCTCCCTATAACCCTCCCTACAACCCTCCTTATAGCCCTCCCTACAACCCTCCTTATAACCCTCCCTACAACCCTCCTTATAGCCCTCCGTACAACCCTCCCTATAACCC is from Salvelinus namaycush isolate Seneca chromosome 28, SaNama_1.0, whole genome shotgun sequence and encodes:
- the LOC120023024 gene encoding proline-rich extensin-like protein EPR1, whose translation is MTCVPIRPNGGVIVPGPPYRPPYRPPYRPPYRPPYRPPYRPPYRPPYRPPYRPPYNPPYNTPYSPPYNPPYNPPYNLPYNPPYSPPYNPPYSPPYNPPYNLPYNPPYSPPYNPPYSPPYNPPYSPPYNPPYSPPYNPPYSPPYNPPYNPPYNPTYNLPYSPPYSPPYNPPYNPPYNPPYSPPYNPPYNPPYNPPYNPPYNPPYSPPYNPPYNPPYNPPYSPPYNPPYNPPYNPPYNPPYNPPYSPPYNPPYNPPYNPPYSPPYIPPYSPPYNPPYSPPYNPPYSPPYNPPYNPPYNPPYSPPYNPPYNPPYNPPYSPPYNPPYNPPYSPPYNPPYNPPYNPPYSPPYNPPYNPPYNPPYSPPYNPPYNPPYNPPYSPPYNPPYNPPYNPPYSPPYNPPYNPPYSPPYNPPYNPPYNPPYSPPYNPPYNPPYNPPYSPPYNPPYSPPYNPPYSPPYNPPYSPPYNPPYSPPYNPPYNPPYNPPYSPPYNPPYNPPYNPPYSPPYNPPYNPPYSPPYNPPYNPPYSPPYNPPYNPPYNPPYSPPYNPPYNPPYNPPYSPPYNPPYNPPYNPPYSPPYNPPYNPPYSPPYNPPYSPPYNPPYNPPYNPPYSPPYNPPYNPPYNPPYSPPYNPPYSPPYSPPYNPPYNPPYNPPYSPPYNPPYNPPYNPPYSPPYNPPYNPPYNPPYSPPYNPPYNPPYNPPYSPPYNPPYNPPYSPPYNPPYNPPYNPPYSPPYNPPYNPPYNPPYSPPYNPPYSPPYNPPYSPPYNPPYNPPYNPPHSPPYNPPSSPPYSPPYSPPYNPPYNPRYSPPSNPPYNPPYSPPYNPPYSPPYNPPYSPPYNPPYSPPYNPPYNPPYNPPYSPPYNPPYNPPYNPPYSPPYNPPYNPPYSPPYSPPYNPPYNPPYSPPYSPPYNPPYNPPYNPPYNPPYNPPYSPPYNPPYNPPYNPPHSPPYNPPSSPPYSPPYSPPYNPPYNPRYSPPSSPPYRPPYRPPYRPPYRPPYRPPYRPPYRPPYRPPYRPPYRPPYRPPYRPPYRPPYRPPYRPPYRPPYRPPYRPPYNPPYNPPYNPPYSPPYNPPYSYPYNPRHLESPKSGPPIMFRTLPRQRRFSMPTSDSHTLTSH